A stretch of DNA from Negativicutes bacterium:
CGCACCGCACGCAGCACCGCATCTCCCTTGATCGGCAAAGCGGAAGCAATTCCCTCTGCCATGGTCTTGCCTTTGACAATGGCTGCCGGCCGTTCCAAGCCTTGGGCAAAGGCTTTGGCCAAAGGATCGCAGGCGGTGGTCTGGACCGCGTAGATTTTCGGCAAATGCCTGATTTCTCTGGCGGCAAGCAAATCGGTAAAGCCCTGCGCCAAACCCAAGACAAGAGAACCGTTGCCCACCGGCACGATCACAGAGGAAGGAGCTCTCCAGCCCAGTTGTTCCCAAATTTCGTAAGCCAGCGTTTTCACGCCGTGCACAAACCAGGGGCTCCAGTTGTGGCTGGCGTAAAAAGTTTGCTCTGCCGCCGCTTCCGCCGCCCTGGTGGTATCTTCTCGGCTGCCTTCCACCCTGGTCAGCTTGGCGCCGTAAAGCGCGATTTGCGCCGCTTTTCCGGCCGAAGTATAAGCGGGAATAAAAATGTTGGCCGCGATGCCCGCCAGCGCGCTGTAAGCCGCCACGGAGGCGCCGGCATTCCCGGAAGAATCCTCAATCAGCTCATGAATATCCCAGCGGCAAAGCTGAGACAGCATCACCGTCGTGCCGCGGTCTTTATAAGAACCGGTCGGCATCATATAATCCGCTTTCAAATACGCTTTGCCCCAAGGACCTTGCGCCGGCAGCAAAGGCGTGAACCCTTCTCCCAGCGTAACAGCCCGCTCGGCATCTTCGATGGGTAAGGCATCGGCATAACGCCATAAACTAGCAGGTCCACGGCCAATTGCTTCTTTATCAAAATGAGCGTTATATTCCAATGCTAAATAACCGCCGCAACGGCAGCGCCAGCGTGGTTCATTGCTTTCATATTGTTCACCACAAACAGAACAGGTCAAAACAGCAGACATGAAATTCACTCCTTCATTCACTCACAATCCTGAGCCTATTTCGTGCCGAAACAGGAGTACTCCTGCCGGAAAACCTAATGTAACAAAGGATTCATTTCTCACTTGGCGAATTAGCAGACAAAGATCAGAAAGAGAAAGAAGGGCTCAGCCTATTGGGGGCAAAGGGTATGTCACCGAAGCCGCACAGGCTGTCCTGCGCTATGCCTTAACGCAGCAGGAGATGGAGCTTGTATCCGTCATGCACTTTCATTTTAACCTTGCCTCCAAACGGGTGATTGAAAAATGCGGCTTCCATTACGAAGGCACCTTGCGCCAGGCAATTCGCTTGTTTGACGGATGTATTGCAGATGATGTCTGTTACTCTCTGCTGCGTCAAGAATGGCAATTGCTGCAGACAGACCAGGAAATCTTCTCTTGCTGCAACACTCTTATAAACCAAAGCGCAGCATCTGCTGACGGTACTGCTCCACTCGCTCGGTATCCACTGCTCCGAGATGGGCAACCCACATTGCCAAAAGCATCCGTCGCTGACGCAATACACGCACGCCGCGTAAAAACCAACAGTACGGCAAGAGCAACGGAAACCTGCCCAAAAAGCCATACTGAGCCTGCATATTTTCCCGGTTCAAAAATACTCTTTGAGCAAAGGCAGCCCAGCGAGTACGCGAATTGAGCGGCTGCTGACGGAAAAGCTGCAGTGCGGCATTTTCTCCGCTGCCATAGGTACCGCAGGAAAAAATAAAGCTGCCCAATTCTTCAATGACCGGCGGACTCGATCTTTGGCAAAACCACAGCTCCGCCAAACACTCCAGATTCTGCGCAAACGTGAGAATTTCTGCCCGCTGCAGCTCCGCTTTGATGGAATGCCAGTCCAAACTGTTTTTATACTTTTCCCGAAAGAGCCAGAGATCCAAAACGGAGCGGATGCCGCTGCCGCCATGCAAAAAATGATTGGT
This window harbors:
- a CDS encoding threonine synthase, with amino-acid sequence MSAVLTCSVCGEQYESNEPRWRCRCGGYLALEYNAHFDKEAIGRGPASLWRYADALPIEDAERAVTLGEGFTPLLPAQGPWGKAYLKADYMMPTGSYKDRGTTVMLSQLCRWDIHELIEDSSGNAGASVAAYSALAGIAANIFIPAYTSAGKAAQIALYGAKLTRVEGSREDTTRAAEAAAEQTFYASHNWSPWFVHGVKTLAYEIWEQLGWRAPSSVIVPVGNGSLVLGLAQGFTDLLAAREIRHLPKIYAVQTTACDPLAKAFAQGLERPAAIVKGKTMAEGIASALPIKGDAVLRAVRASGGRIIAVEEEEILQGVKGLAAAGFYVEPTSGVVAAGLAQLRRLGVITAQEIPVLELTGSGLKATDKLVELFHI